A part of Haloarchaeobius sp. HME9146 genomic DNA contains:
- a CDS encoding PQQ-like beta-propeller repeat protein — protein sequence MMEARIVALDKVTGGTKWTFDGPTGHPSYADGTVYAMSGLAGGSGDPTLYAIDAADGTQQWRRSLPGRVSSTQAPVVADGSVYVAPRETQAIHALSTDDGSEQWRYETAGWVVSPPTVADGSVYLGGRSSTVHCIRASDGKQRWTQVFSSWTNTPTVVDGTVLVGTRDGDVWALTGK from the coding sequence ATGATGGAGGCCCGGATCGTCGCGCTCGACAAGGTGACCGGCGGGACGAAGTGGACGTTCGATGGTCCAACCGGCCATCCGTCGTATGCGGATGGGACCGTCTATGCGATGTCCGGTCTGGCAGGCGGGAGCGGTGACCCGACGCTCTACGCCATCGATGCAGCCGATGGGACACAGCAATGGCGACGGAGCCTTCCGGGCCGGGTCAGTTCGACCCAGGCACCCGTCGTCGCCGACGGCAGTGTCTACGTCGCTCCCAGAGAGACGCAAGCAATCCACGCACTGTCGACCGACGACGGCAGCGAGCAGTGGCGATACGAGACGGCAGGGTGGGTCGTTTCTCCCCCGACGGTCGCTGATGGCTCCGTGTATCTGGGTGGGCGAAGCAGTACTGTCCACTGCATCCGTGCCAGCGATGGAAAACAGCGCTGGACACAGGTCTTCTCGTCCTGGACGAACACACCGACCGTGGTCGACGGGACGGTGCTAGTCGGGACACGGGACGGTGATGTCTGGGCCCTCACAGGAAAATGA
- a CDS encoding PrsW family intramembrane metalloprotease, giving the protein MTEGQDPIERVMGRSRDLYDIATWDERTLLDTVSVRLTGLLKMSSRLLLVFTAVLIIVAQLALTGFAVVRNPLLGGLTLLSVVPAALLVGYIWYDDPTLRQSLRSLVMTFVLGVLFAGFAAIVNTALSGLFGLIPVVGLALYFFLVVGPVEELVKWLAVRLYAFRSIEFHAVIDGAVYGAVAGLGFATIENAIYITRVYLEVASVGVNVVPSTINIASVRLLAGPGHVIYSAFAGYYLGLAKFNPENRGPIVVKGLLIAALVHGLYNTLVSYLPRVIPFGLPVFVAFILVYDGVLLTVLFRKLSRYQDAYHEALRIGDEAGGEAEGETERPSSA; this is encoded by the coding sequence ATGACTGAGGGACAAGACCCCATCGAACGGGTCATGGGGCGCAGTCGCGACCTCTACGACATCGCGACCTGGGACGAACGGACACTGCTCGATACGGTCTCGGTTCGGCTCACCGGCCTGTTGAAGATGAGTTCGCGGCTCTTGCTCGTGTTCACGGCGGTGCTCATCATCGTCGCACAGCTCGCACTCACCGGGTTCGCCGTCGTCCGGAACCCCCTGCTGGGCGGGTTGACGCTCCTGTCGGTCGTGCCGGCGGCCTTGCTCGTCGGGTACATCTGGTACGACGACCCGACACTCAGACAATCGCTGCGCTCGCTGGTGATGACGTTCGTCCTCGGGGTATTGTTCGCCGGGTTCGCAGCCATCGTCAACACGGCTCTCAGCGGACTGTTCGGGCTGATTCCGGTCGTCGGACTCGCACTCTACTTCTTCCTCGTGGTCGGTCCGGTCGAGGAGCTGGTGAAGTGGCTCGCGGTCCGGCTGTACGCCTTCCGGAGCATCGAGTTTCACGCGGTCATCGATGGTGCAGTGTACGGTGCGGTCGCCGGCCTCGGGTTCGCGACCATCGAGAACGCCATCTACATCACGCGTGTGTACCTGGAGGTGGCGTCGGTCGGGGTGAACGTCGTCCCGTCGACCATCAACATCGCGAGCGTCCGCCTGCTCGCCGGGCCGGGCCACGTCATCTACTCGGCGTTCGCCGGGTACTACCTCGGGCTGGCGAAGTTCAACCCGGAGAACCGCGGTCCGATCGTGGTGAAGGGCCTGCTCATCGCCGCGCTCGTCCACGGCCTCTACAACACGCTGGTGTCGTACCTCCCGCGGGTCATCCCGTTCGGTTTGCCGGTGTTCGTCGCGTTCATCTTGGTGTACGACGGCGTCCTGTTGACGGTGCTGTTCCGGAAGCTCTCACGGTACCAGGACGCGTACCACGAGGCGCTGCGAATCGGGGACGAGGCAGGAGGCGAGGCCGAGGGTGAGACCGAACGCCCGAGCAGTGCCTGA
- a CDS encoding N-acetyltransferase — protein MTIEPATLTDLDTLTDQWVALATEQRPHGSAILPDANRDLLSQHFAHHIVDGDVLVDRVDDRIVGFVMFERTSADLEVDVTRGVIQNLYVVPEYRGAGRGSALLDAAEEQLRERGADVVQLEVMAKNTEAREFYERAGYHDHRVVMEKRVGVESDTNPKGHD, from the coding sequence ATGACGATTGAGCCCGCGACGCTCACCGACCTCGACACCCTCACCGACCAGTGGGTCGCCCTCGCGACCGAACAACGGCCCCACGGGAGCGCCATTCTCCCCGATGCGAACCGCGACCTCCTCTCCCAGCACTTCGCCCACCACATCGTCGACGGCGACGTACTGGTCGACCGGGTCGACGACCGCATCGTCGGTTTCGTGATGTTCGAGCGAACCAGCGCTGACCTCGAGGTCGATGTGACTCGCGGGGTCATCCAGAACCTCTACGTCGTCCCCGAGTACCGCGGGGCAGGGCGCGGGTCGGCGTTGCTCGACGCCGCCGAAGAACAACTCCGCGAGCGCGGCGCGGACGTCGTCCAACTTGAGGTGATGGCGAAGAACACCGAGGCCCGCGAATTCTACGAGCGGGCAGGCTATCACGACCACCGCGTCGTCATGGAAAAGCGAGTCGGAGTCGAAAGTGATACTAACCCGAAGGGCCACGACTGA